One genomic region from Syngnathus typhle isolate RoL2023-S1 ecotype Sweden linkage group LG17, RoL_Styp_1.0, whole genome shotgun sequence encodes:
- the grapa gene encoding GRB2 related adaptor protein a isoform X1 — protein MKQMFIHRKCLPLSYPVCVVCFSLSRSLSECYSWQCFSEHQPVVFLLSELTTLSHPFAPQTQRAPSHLLSDCPLYISFFFLYFHSLIILEHLWKVFDRVVCECVRALVVIGMEAVALYTFRATEGDELSFKKGELLKITNMEDDPNWYTAELDNRKGFVPKNYINLRPHAWFAGRISRGVAESRLRHRECGAFLVRESESAPGEFSMSVSYGDHVQHFKVLQDRCSQYYVWDELFSSLNELVEFYHSNSIAKERTVFLRDPEHFARRPHHAHALFDFNPHHPSQLRFLRGDVIELIDCSDSLRWRGRCHGHVGYFPPEYVQPVYHCQ, from the exons ATGAAACAAATGTTCATACACAGGAAGTGCCTCCCACTCTCTTATCCTGTGTGTGTGGtctgtttttctctctctcgctctctttcagaATGTTACTCATGGCAGTGTTTTTCTGAGCACCAGCCAGTTGTGTTTCTCCTCTCTGAGCTCACAACGCTCTCTCATCCTTTTGCTCCGCAGACACAGCGGGCACCATCTCATCTTCTTTCAGATTGTCCtctttacatttcttttttttttttatatttccatTCCCTCATCATTCTGGAACACTTGTGGAAAGTATTTGACCGagttgtgtgtgagtgcgtgcgtgctctGGTGGTTATCGGCATGGAGGCAGTGGCACTGTATACGTTTCGTGCCACCGAGGGTGATGAACTCAGTTTCAAAAAAGGAGAGTTGTTAAAG ATCACCAACATGGAGGATGATCCCAACTGGTACACAGCCGAGCTGGACAACAGAAAAGGCTTTGTGCCAAAGAACTATATCAACCTGCGGCCACACGC GTGGTTTGCAGGTCGTATTTCTCGCGGTGTGGCGGAAAGTCGACTTCGACACCGGGAATGTGGAGCATTTTTAGtccgagagagcgagagcgctcCTGGGGAGTTTTCCATGTCGGTCAG TTATGGTGACCACGTCCAACACTTCAAGGTACTGCAGGACCGTTGCAGTCAATACTACGTGTGGGATGAGCTCTTCTCCTCCCTGAACGAGCTTGTGGAGTTCTACCATAGTAACAGTATCGCTAAGGAGAGGACCGTCTTTCTGCGAGACCCCGAACACTTTGCAAGA CGTCCTCACCATGCCCACGCTCTCTTCGACTTCAACCCTCACCACCCCTCGCAGCTCCGCTTCCTGCGGGGTGACGTCATCGAGCTCATTGACTGCTCCGACTCACTGCGCTGGAGGGGCCGTTGCCATGGACACGTGGGCTACTTTCCTCCGGAGTATGTCCAGCCCGTTTACCACTGTCAGTGA
- the grapa gene encoding GRB2 related adaptor protein a isoform X2: MENMQTLHEKTRPQAKLPKPRNVSHMSQLLAHNAAKLTSKIDQLHGWNMQKITNMEDDPNWYTAELDNRKGFVPKNYINLRPHAWFAGRISRGVAESRLRHRECGAFLVRESESAPGEFSMSVSYGDHVQHFKVLQDRCSQYYVWDELFSSLNELVEFYHSNSIAKERTVFLRDPEHFARRPHHAHALFDFNPHHPSQLRFLRGDVIELIDCSDSLRWRGRCHGHVGYFPPEYVQPVYHCQ, from the exons atggaaaacatgcaaaccctGCACGAGAAGACACGACCCCAGGCCAAACTGCCAAAGCCCAGAAATGTGAGCCATATGAGCCAACTATTAGCCCACAATGCCGCCAAATTAACATCTAAAATTGACCAACTACATGGATGGAATATGCAAAAG ATCACCAACATGGAGGATGATCCCAACTGGTACACAGCCGAGCTGGACAACAGAAAAGGCTTTGTGCCAAAGAACTATATCAACCTGCGGCCACACGC GTGGTTTGCAGGTCGTATTTCTCGCGGTGTGGCGGAAAGTCGACTTCGACACCGGGAATGTGGAGCATTTTTAGtccgagagagcgagagcgctcCTGGGGAGTTTTCCATGTCGGTCAG TTATGGTGACCACGTCCAACACTTCAAGGTACTGCAGGACCGTTGCAGTCAATACTACGTGTGGGATGAGCTCTTCTCCTCCCTGAACGAGCTTGTGGAGTTCTACCATAGTAACAGTATCGCTAAGGAGAGGACCGTCTTTCTGCGAGACCCCGAACACTTTGCAAGA CGTCCTCACCATGCCCACGCTCTCTTCGACTTCAACCCTCACCACCCCTCGCAGCTCCGCTTCCTGCGGGGTGACGTCATCGAGCTCATTGACTGCTCCGACTCACTGCGCTGGAGGGGCCGTTGCCATGGACACGTGGGCTACTTTCCTCCGGAGTATGTCCAGCCCGTTTACCACTGTCAGTGA
- the epn2 gene encoding epsin-2 isoform X1 — protein sequence MPSSTIRRQMKNMVNNYSDAEKKVREATSNDPWGPSSSLMSEIADLTYNVVAFSEIMSMIWRRLNDHGKNWRHVYKALTLLDYLIKTGSERVALQCKENIFAIQTLKDFQYVDRDGKDQGINVREKSKQLVVLLKDEERLKGERSQALKTKERMAQVSTGSSQMGFGRGSSQPNLSTSYSEEYGRSEGSPASYHGSTSPNAGSELEQARPQTSGEEELQLQLALAMSREAAEQEDRIRRGDDLRLQMALEESKKGGPDSGKLIHKRKEPQSSLMDLMDVPEAGASADPWGAGALAKGDPWKPYGSKSAAPADPWGAPTSVPPMKSSDPWASNSTPASDPWGSAATRPKASNTGSFELFSESNGTSKEDFSEFDSLRSSSSVPAGDGGLPSSIPSQASLASSGSLDLFDPLPTSGSTSSNPTRKTPESFLGPNAALVNLDSLVTKPVQPAPVFNPFLASTGGAAASAAATASAAASAAPANPFQVSQPAPPTLNQMRVSPMPSGFASGMADPMAVSSMPIVPINMAGMAPAGGHSLGAIGVGALPQPMMSLPPQAGSQPTGATNPFLL from the exons ATGCCGAGCTCCACCATCCGTCGCCAAATGAAGAACATGGTGAACAACTACTCTGATGCGGAGAAGAAAGTCAGAGAGGCCACCTCCAACGACCCTTGGGGGCCCTCCTCTTCACTCATGTCGGAAATCGCCGACTTAACCTACAACGTGGTGGCCTTTAGCGAGATCATGAGTATGATCTGGAGACGACTCAACGACCACGGCAAGAACTGGCGCCACGTCTACAAAGCGCTCACCCTGCTCGACTACCTGATCAAGACGGGCTCGGAGCGAGTGGCGCTGCAATGCAAGGAGAACATCTTTGCCATCCAGACTCTGAAAGACTTCCAGTACGTCGACCGAGACGGGAAGGACCAAGGGATCAACGTGAGGGAGAAGAGCAAGCAGCTCGTGGTCCTTCTCAAAGACGAAGAGCGTCTCAAAGGAGAGCG GTCTCAAGCTTTGAAGACCAAAGAGCGCATGGCCCAGGTATCCACAGGGAGCAGTCAAATGGGCTTTGGTCGAGGCTCATCGCAGCCCAACCTCTCGACTTCCTACAGCGAAGAGTACGGCAGGTCAGAGGGCTCGCCTGCATCCTACCATGGCT CTACGTCTCCCAACGCGGGATCAGAACTGGAACAAGCCAGACCGCAGACGAGCGGCGAGGAGGAGCTGCAGTTGCAACTGGCTCTGGCCATGAGCAGAGAAGCCGCAGAGCAG GAGGATCGCATACGCAGAGGGGACGATTTAAGATTACAGATGGCCTTGGAGGAGAGCAAGAAAGGAGGTCCGGACTCTGGCAAACTGATCCACAAGAGAAAAGAG CCGCAATCATCTCTGATGGATTTGATGGATGTCCCAGAGGCAGGTGCCAGTGCTGACCCCTGGGGTGCCGGAGCTCTGGCTAAAGGAGACCCCTGGAAACCTTATG GTTCAAAGTCGGCAGCCCCAGCGGACCCATGGGGGGCTCCTACCTCAGTTCCTCCCATGAAGAGCAGCGATCCCTGGGCATCAAACTCCACTCCCGCGTCCGATCCCTGGGGCTCGGCAGCCACTCGCCCTAAGGCCTCCAACACAG GTAGCTTTGAGCTGTTCAGTGAATCCAACGGTACGTCCAAAGAGGACTTCTCAGAGTTTGACAGCCtgcgctcctcctcctctgtccCTGCTG GTGATGGTGGTTTACCATCCTCGATTCCCTCCCAAGCCAGTCTCGCTAGCAGCGGCAGCTTGGACCTCTTCGACCCTCTTCCCACATCCGGCTCTACTTCTTCAAATCCCACCAGGAAGACTCCAGAGTCTTTCCTGGGGCCCAATGCTGCCCTGGTCAACCTGGATTCTCTGGTGACCAAACCAGTCCAACCTGCACCGGTGTTCAACCCCTTCTTGGCTTCAACAG GTGGCGCCGCCGCCTCAGCCGCCGCCACAGCCTCCGCCGCAGCCTCCGCTGCCCCTGCCAATCCCTTCCAAGTGAGTCAGCCGGCTCCTCCGACCCTCAACCAGATGCGAGTCAGCCCCATGCCTTCGGGGTTCGCCAGCGGCATGGCCGATCCCATGGCCGTATCCTCCATGCCCATCGTACCCATCAACATGGCAGGCATGGCCCCCGCGGGGGGGCACTCCCTGGGTGCAATCGGGGTCGGCGCTCTGCCCCAGCCAATGATGAGCTTGCCCCCCCAGGCTGGATCGCAGCCCACTGGAGCCACCAACCCGTTCCTTTTGTGA
- the epn2 gene encoding epsin-2 isoform X2, giving the protein MPSSTIRRQMKNMVNNYSDAEKKVREATSNDPWGPSSSLMSEIADLTYNVVAFSEIMSMIWRRLNDHGKNWRHVYKALTLLDYLIKTGSERVALQCKENIFAIQTLKDFQYVDRDGKDQGINVREKSKQLVVLLKDEERLKGERSQALKTKERMAQVSTGSSQMGFGRGSSQPNLSTSYSEEYGRSEGSPASYHGSTSPNAGSELEQARPQTSGEEELQLQLALAMSREAAEQEDRIRRGDDLRLQMALEESKKGGPDSGKLIHKRKEPQSSLMDLMDVPEAGASADPWGAGALAKGDPWKPYGSKSAAPADPWGAPTSVPPMKSSDPWASNSTPASDPWGSAATRPKASNTGSFELFSESNGDGGLPSSIPSQASLASSGSLDLFDPLPTSGSTSSNPTRKTPESFLGPNAALVNLDSLVTKPVQPAPVFNPFLASTGGAAASAAATASAAASAAPANPFQVSQPAPPTLNQMRVSPMPSGFASGMADPMAVSSMPIVPINMAGMAPAGGHSLGAIGVGALPQPMMSLPPQAGSQPTGATNPFLL; this is encoded by the exons ATGCCGAGCTCCACCATCCGTCGCCAAATGAAGAACATGGTGAACAACTACTCTGATGCGGAGAAGAAAGTCAGAGAGGCCACCTCCAACGACCCTTGGGGGCCCTCCTCTTCACTCATGTCGGAAATCGCCGACTTAACCTACAACGTGGTGGCCTTTAGCGAGATCATGAGTATGATCTGGAGACGACTCAACGACCACGGCAAGAACTGGCGCCACGTCTACAAAGCGCTCACCCTGCTCGACTACCTGATCAAGACGGGCTCGGAGCGAGTGGCGCTGCAATGCAAGGAGAACATCTTTGCCATCCAGACTCTGAAAGACTTCCAGTACGTCGACCGAGACGGGAAGGACCAAGGGATCAACGTGAGGGAGAAGAGCAAGCAGCTCGTGGTCCTTCTCAAAGACGAAGAGCGTCTCAAAGGAGAGCG GTCTCAAGCTTTGAAGACCAAAGAGCGCATGGCCCAGGTATCCACAGGGAGCAGTCAAATGGGCTTTGGTCGAGGCTCATCGCAGCCCAACCTCTCGACTTCCTACAGCGAAGAGTACGGCAGGTCAGAGGGCTCGCCTGCATCCTACCATGGCT CTACGTCTCCCAACGCGGGATCAGAACTGGAACAAGCCAGACCGCAGACGAGCGGCGAGGAGGAGCTGCAGTTGCAACTGGCTCTGGCCATGAGCAGAGAAGCCGCAGAGCAG GAGGATCGCATACGCAGAGGGGACGATTTAAGATTACAGATGGCCTTGGAGGAGAGCAAGAAAGGAGGTCCGGACTCTGGCAAACTGATCCACAAGAGAAAAGAG CCGCAATCATCTCTGATGGATTTGATGGATGTCCCAGAGGCAGGTGCCAGTGCTGACCCCTGGGGTGCCGGAGCTCTGGCTAAAGGAGACCCCTGGAAACCTTATG GTTCAAAGTCGGCAGCCCCAGCGGACCCATGGGGGGCTCCTACCTCAGTTCCTCCCATGAAGAGCAGCGATCCCTGGGCATCAAACTCCACTCCCGCGTCCGATCCCTGGGGCTCGGCAGCCACTCGCCCTAAGGCCTCCAACACAG GTAGCTTTGAGCTGTTCAGTGAATCCAACG GTGATGGTGGTTTACCATCCTCGATTCCCTCCCAAGCCAGTCTCGCTAGCAGCGGCAGCTTGGACCTCTTCGACCCTCTTCCCACATCCGGCTCTACTTCTTCAAATCCCACCAGGAAGACTCCAGAGTCTTTCCTGGGGCCCAATGCTGCCCTGGTCAACCTGGATTCTCTGGTGACCAAACCAGTCCAACCTGCACCGGTGTTCAACCCCTTCTTGGCTTCAACAG GTGGCGCCGCCGCCTCAGCCGCCGCCACAGCCTCCGCCGCAGCCTCCGCTGCCCCTGCCAATCCCTTCCAAGTGAGTCAGCCGGCTCCTCCGACCCTCAACCAGATGCGAGTCAGCCCCATGCCTTCGGGGTTCGCCAGCGGCATGGCCGATCCCATGGCCGTATCCTCCATGCCCATCGTACCCATCAACATGGCAGGCATGGCCCCCGCGGGGGGGCACTCCCTGGGTGCAATCGGGGTCGGCGCTCTGCCCCAGCCAATGATGAGCTTGCCCCCCCAGGCTGGATCGCAGCCCACTGGAGCCACCAACCCGTTCCTTTTGTGA
- the epn2 gene encoding epsin-2 isoform X3, whose amino-acid sequence MPSSTIRRQMKNMVNNYSDAEKKVREATSNDPWGPSSSLMSEIADLTYNVVAFSEIMSMIWRRLNDHGKNWRHVYKALTLLDYLIKTGSERVALQCKENIFAIQTLKDFQYVDRDGKDQGINVREKSKQLVVLLKDEERLKGERSQALKTKERMAQVSTGSSQMGFGRGSSQPNLSTSYSEEYGRSEGSPASYHGSTSPNAGSELEQARPQTSGEEELQLQLALAMSREAAEQEDRIRRGDDLRLQMALEESKKGGPDSGKLIHKRKEPQSSLMDLMDVPEAGASADPWGAGALAKGDPWKPYGSKSAAPADPWGAPTSVPPMKSSDPWASNSTPASDPWGSAATRPKASNTGDGGLPSSIPSQASLASSGSLDLFDPLPTSGSTSSNPTRKTPESFLGPNAALVNLDSLVTKPVQPAPVFNPFLASTGGAAASAAATASAAASAAPANPFQVSQPAPPTLNQMRVSPMPSGFASGMADPMAVSSMPIVPINMAGMAPAGGHSLGAIGVGALPQPMMSLPPQAGSQPTGATNPFLL is encoded by the exons ATGCCGAGCTCCACCATCCGTCGCCAAATGAAGAACATGGTGAACAACTACTCTGATGCGGAGAAGAAAGTCAGAGAGGCCACCTCCAACGACCCTTGGGGGCCCTCCTCTTCACTCATGTCGGAAATCGCCGACTTAACCTACAACGTGGTGGCCTTTAGCGAGATCATGAGTATGATCTGGAGACGACTCAACGACCACGGCAAGAACTGGCGCCACGTCTACAAAGCGCTCACCCTGCTCGACTACCTGATCAAGACGGGCTCGGAGCGAGTGGCGCTGCAATGCAAGGAGAACATCTTTGCCATCCAGACTCTGAAAGACTTCCAGTACGTCGACCGAGACGGGAAGGACCAAGGGATCAACGTGAGGGAGAAGAGCAAGCAGCTCGTGGTCCTTCTCAAAGACGAAGAGCGTCTCAAAGGAGAGCG GTCTCAAGCTTTGAAGACCAAAGAGCGCATGGCCCAGGTATCCACAGGGAGCAGTCAAATGGGCTTTGGTCGAGGCTCATCGCAGCCCAACCTCTCGACTTCCTACAGCGAAGAGTACGGCAGGTCAGAGGGCTCGCCTGCATCCTACCATGGCT CTACGTCTCCCAACGCGGGATCAGAACTGGAACAAGCCAGACCGCAGACGAGCGGCGAGGAGGAGCTGCAGTTGCAACTGGCTCTGGCCATGAGCAGAGAAGCCGCAGAGCAG GAGGATCGCATACGCAGAGGGGACGATTTAAGATTACAGATGGCCTTGGAGGAGAGCAAGAAAGGAGGTCCGGACTCTGGCAAACTGATCCACAAGAGAAAAGAG CCGCAATCATCTCTGATGGATTTGATGGATGTCCCAGAGGCAGGTGCCAGTGCTGACCCCTGGGGTGCCGGAGCTCTGGCTAAAGGAGACCCCTGGAAACCTTATG GTTCAAAGTCGGCAGCCCCAGCGGACCCATGGGGGGCTCCTACCTCAGTTCCTCCCATGAAGAGCAGCGATCCCTGGGCATCAAACTCCACTCCCGCGTCCGATCCCTGGGGCTCGGCAGCCACTCGCCCTAAGGCCTCCAACACAG GTGATGGTGGTTTACCATCCTCGATTCCCTCCCAAGCCAGTCTCGCTAGCAGCGGCAGCTTGGACCTCTTCGACCCTCTTCCCACATCCGGCTCTACTTCTTCAAATCCCACCAGGAAGACTCCAGAGTCTTTCCTGGGGCCCAATGCTGCCCTGGTCAACCTGGATTCTCTGGTGACCAAACCAGTCCAACCTGCACCGGTGTTCAACCCCTTCTTGGCTTCAACAG GTGGCGCCGCCGCCTCAGCCGCCGCCACAGCCTCCGCCGCAGCCTCCGCTGCCCCTGCCAATCCCTTCCAAGTGAGTCAGCCGGCTCCTCCGACCCTCAACCAGATGCGAGTCAGCCCCATGCCTTCGGGGTTCGCCAGCGGCATGGCCGATCCCATGGCCGTATCCTCCATGCCCATCGTACCCATCAACATGGCAGGCATGGCCCCCGCGGGGGGGCACTCCCTGGGTGCAATCGGGGTCGGCGCTCTGCCCCAGCCAATGATGAGCTTGCCCCCCCAGGCTGGATCGCAGCCCACTGGAGCCACCAACCCGTTCCTTTTGTGA
- the b9d1 gene encoding B9 domain-containing protein 1: MATSNPSVFLLSVNGQIEGANFPSYDDLYCKYCFVYGQDWIPTTGLEEGITQITSKGSQSSQKLIWNFPLDITFKSTNPSGWPQLVLSVYGPDMFGNDVVRGYGATHIPLTPGKHTRILPMFVPEPTWRLQRFTSWLWGRRPEYTDPKVVAQGEGREVTRVCSQGFVTVCFNIVMKDMKKLGYNSGPSNSPSAPFATSSGLSTEEHTHL, translated from the exons ATGGCCACAAGCAACCCATCGGTGTTTCTTCTCTCGGTGAATGGGCAGATTGAGGGAGCGAAT TTTCCGAGCTATGACGACTTGTACTGCAAATACTGCTTTGTTTATGGCCAAGACTGGATACCCACCACT GGTTTGGAGGAAGGCATCACTCAAATAACATCTAAAGGTAGTCAATCGTCACAAAAATTGATATGGAACTTCCCTCTGGACATAACTTTTAAGAGCACAAACCCTTCCGGAT GGCCTCAACTTGTGCTGAGTGTTTATGGACCAGACATGTTTGGCAATGACGTGGTCAGAGGCTATGGGGCAACACACATCCCACTAACACCTGGAAA ACATACACGGATCCTCCCCATGTTTGTTCCTGAACCCACATGGAGACTTCAGAGGTTCACGAG ttggctTTGGGGACGTCGACCAGAGTACACAGACCCTAAAGTGGTGGCCCAGGGTGAAGGCCGAGAAG TGACACGGGTTTGCTCTCAAGGATTTGTTACGGTCTGCTTTAACATCGTAATGAAGGACATGAAGAAACTGGGATACAATTCTGGACCATCAAATTCACCAAGTGCACCTTTCGCCACCTCATCGGGCCTGTCCACAGAGGAACATACACATTTGTGA